A single region of the Branchiostoma lanceolatum isolate klBraLanc5 chromosome 1, klBraLanc5.hap2, whole genome shotgun sequence genome encodes:
- the LOC136425328 gene encoding uncharacterized protein, with protein MDNAKADRPCRRTALVARELARYNIDIAALSETRLPGEGQLSERGGGYTFYWSGRSEEERREAGVGFAIKSHIASKLANLPRGLNDRLMTLKLPLGQNKNVTIISAYAPTMTNPQETKDKFYEELDCLISAIPKADKVIILGDLNARLGQDCQTWNGAIGQHGVGKCNSNGLLLLKLCSLYELLITNTLFRLPMRKRTSWMHPRSKHWHLIDFVITRKRDRQDVKVTKAMCGAECWTDHRLIVSKVKLRILPKRRPQGQKTCKRLDTAKLKQEETATRLASDLHSKLKDLHIGEASVEDDWSTLKKTVYTTAFQHLGSTKRRNQDWFDENDAQISSLLAEKHRLHRLTMNDPASNGKKAAFKNIRRECQQRLRKMQEDWLSKKADEIQSFADRKDSKRFYDAIRALYGPQRSSSFPLLSADGRTLITDRAKILERWAEHFEAVLNRPSTINNEAISRLPQIPVNEELDALPSLCETTKAITQMSSGKAPGLDGIPAEVYKSGGPALTQKLTDIF; from the coding sequence ATGGACAATGCCAAAGCAGACAGGCCCTGTCGGCGGACAGCGCTTGTGGCCAGAGAATTAGCCCGCTACAACATCGACATCGCAGCTCTCAGTGAAACACGCCTACCCGGTGAGGGACAGTTGTCAGAACGTGGAGGAGGCTACACATTCTACTGGAGTGGCCGCAGTGAGGAGGAACGCAGAGAGGCAGGAGTTGGGTTTGCAATAAAATCCCACATTGCCTCCAAACTTGCCAACCTACCCAGGGGCCTAAATGACCGCCTGATGACTCTCAAACTCCCCCTTGGACAAAATAAGAATGTAACAATAATCAGTGCATACGCACCAACGATGACCAACCCACAGGAGACGAAGGACAAGTTCTACGAGGAGCTTGACTGTCTCATCTCAGCCATCCCAAAGGCAGACAAAGTCATCATACTAGGCGACCTCAACGCTAGATTGGGACAAGACTGCCAAACGTGGAACGGCGCCATTGGACAGCACGGTGTGGGGAAGTGCAACAGCAATGGGCTACTGCTCCTGAAGTTGTGCTCACTGTACGAACTTCTCATTACCAACACCCTATTTCGCCTACCTATGCGTAAAAGAACGTCATGGATGCACCCACGCTCCAAACACTGGCACCTGATTGACTTTGTCATCACCAGGAAAAGGGACAGACAGGACGTCAAGGTTACTAAAGCCATGTGTGGAGCAGAGTGCTGGACGGACCATCGGCTGATCGTATCCAAAGTTAAACTTCGGATCCTGCCCAAAAGACGACCCCAGGGACAAAAGACCTGCAAGAGACTTGACACCGCCAAACTCAAGCAGGAAGAGACCGCAACTCGTCTTGCCAGCGACCTGCATAGTAAGCTAAAGGACCTTCACATAGGAGAGGCTTCTGTGGAGGACGACTGGTCTACTCTAAAGAAGACAGTCTACACAACAGCCTTTCAGCACCTTGGCTCAACAAAGCGTAGAAACCAGGACTGGTTTGACGAGAACGATGCTCAGATCTCATCTCTCCTGGCTGAAAAGCACCGCCTACACAGACTCACTATGAACGACCCTGCATCTAATGGCAAGAAAGCAGCATTCAAGAACATCCGTCGGGAATGCCAGCAACGTCTCAGGAAGATGCAGGAGGACTGGCTCAGCAAGAAGGCGGATGAAATCCAATCCTTCGCTGACAGAAAAGACTCCAAGAGGTTCTATGACGCAATAAGAGCGCTCTACGGACCCCAGCGCTCCAGCTCCTTCCCTCTTCTTAGTGCCGATGGAAGGACCCTCATCACCGACAGAGCCAAGATCCTTGAGCGATGGGCAGAACACTTTGAAGCTGTCCTAAACCGTCCATCCACCATCAACAATGAAGCTATTAGTCGTCTCCCACAGATCCCAGTCAACGAGGAGCTAGATGCACTACCTTCCCTCTGTGAGACCACAAAGGCCATCACCCAGATGTCTAGTGGTAAAGCACCTGGCCTTGACGGCATACCAGCTGAGGTTTACAAGTCTGGAGGGCCTGCACTCACACAGAAGCTCACGGACATCTTCTAG